From Thamnophis elegans isolate rThaEle1 chromosome 12, rThaEle1.pri, whole genome shotgun sequence, one genomic window encodes:
- the TRNP1 gene encoding TMF-regulated nuclear protein 1: MPGYGIAPPAVRALKPPRAEEAAKPAKVAEAAAAAAPAASSRDLEVRAAAAASLPAAVRGALELAEARRRLLEAEGRRHLVSELESRVQHLHRVFIEAELRMATRAETLGRLGSGVAQAELHLTAHGQRLKKTARRYKKARPPALLASALALSSCVPWAACRMRRGGGPEPPESPFRRSLPGTAERSETEPRKSRAGAS, encoded by the coding sequence ATGCCCGGCTACGGGATTGCGCCTCCTGCCGTCCGAGCCCTGAAGCCGCCTAGAGCCGAGGAGGCTGCCAAGCCGGCGAAAGTggcggaggcggcggcagcagcggctCCTGCAGCGAGCAGCCGGGACTTGGAAGtgcgcgccgccgccgccgcctctctGCCCGCGGCGGTGCGAGGCGCGCTGGAGCTGGCGGAAGCCCGGCGGCGGCTGTTGGAGGCGGAGGGCCGGCGGCACCTGGTCTCGGAGCTGGAGAGCCGCGTCCAGCACCTGCACCGCGTCTTCATCGAGGCCGAGCTGCGCATGGCCACCCGGGCCGAGACTCTGGGCCGCCTGGGCAGCGGCGTGGCTCAGGCCGAGCTTCACCTCACGGCGCACGGGCAGCGCCTGAAGAAGACGGCGCGGCGCTACAAAaaggcccgcccgcccgccttgTTGGCCTCGGCGCTGGCCCTCAGCAGCTGCGTGCCTTGGGCGGCCTGCCGGATGAGGCGAGGGGGCGGCCCGGAGCCGCCGGAATCCCCATTCCGGAGGAGTTTGCCCGGCACGGCGGAACGGAGCGAGACGGAGCCGCGGAAGAGCAGAGCCGGCGCTTCGTGA